The Aureimonas populi genome includes the window CACTCGACGACGGCATGGCCGAGCGGCTCGCCGCCCGCGCCGGCGCGCGTATCGCTTCCGACGATCCCATTTTGGCGCAGACGCCCCGGCGCGGCACGCTCGCCGGCCATGGCGCGGCGCTGGCCCTCCTGGTGGCGGGCATCCTCATCGGCATGGGCGCGCTCGTCGCCTTCGCCGCCCTGCGCGGCGTGCCGCTGGTCTGAGGCGGCCTTAGCTGGCGAGCTTGGCCGGCGGCAGGTCCACGCGCGGCCTGGCGTCCACCGCCCGGCCGTCGGAAAGCAGCGTCCGCTCGCGAATCCAGTCTATGCCGCTGCCGTCGGCGCGCAGGCCGCGCTCGCGCTGCGTCAGCGTCCAGTCGCCCGGCCCGCCCTCGATCTCGAACAGGTTGTAGCGCGAGGCAGGCTTGTGGTCGCCGGCGTTCTGGCTGGCACTCGGCACGCCCACCACCGGCACCTTGGCCCCGTCCGGCCCCGTCAGCCAATAGAGCGTGTCGAGATGGGTGTGGCCATGCAGCACGAGCTCGGCGCCGAGATCCCGGATCATCTTGGAGAAGAGTTGCTTGCCGATCAGCCGCTTGGACCAGGCGGCCGCGCCGGAGATGGGCGGATGATGGATCAGGACCACGCGGAACAGGCCCTTGTCCCGGGTCTGGCGCAGCAGCCGCGCCCCCGCCAGCGCCTGCCCGCGCTTGAAGCTGCCGGTGGCGAAGAAGGGCGCCGTTGCCTCGGCGCTGGAAATGCCGATGATGGCGACATTGTCGCGGATGCGCAGATAGGGGAACTTGCGCATCCCGTTCCGGTAGCGGTCGCCGATCAGGTAGGGGTGCCATTCGCGATAGGCGCGGTTCAGCGCGCCGGGCACGTAGGCATCGTGATTGCCCGGCACCACGGAAACCCATTTCGGGTCGCCGAGGTCCTCCAGCCACTCCTTGGCGCCCTCCACCTCCTTGCGGGTTGCAAGGTTCACCAGATCGCCCGTCACCGCCACGTGGTCGGGCGCGCGCTCCTTCAGGTCGGCCACGAGCTGGATCAGCGTATCGCCGAACATCGCCCGCTTCCGGTTGCGCTGCCAGTTGATGTAGCCGGTGATCCGCTTCGAGACGAGCTCGCGATAGGACACTGCGGGAAGCGGGCCGAGATGGATGTCGGACAGATGGGCAAGGCGGAACATGCCGGCAATGTAACGGCCGGCTGCCGCAAAGGAAGGGCCGCCGGCATCGCGAATGGGTGATGCGGGCGTTTTCTCGCACGCCCTCCCGATGGCAGATGTCCCGTCAGGCGGCCTTCAAGCGCTCGCGGCCATGGGGGCGGTCGAGGTCCTGCCGGGGCCCCAGCGGCACGATGCGCGTCGGATTGATGGTGTCGTGGCTCTCGTAATAATGGTGCTTGATGTGGTGGAAGTTCACCGTTTCGCGCACGCCGGGCCATTGGTAGAGCTCGAGCATGGCGGAGAAGAGGTTCGGATAGTCCGCGATCCGGCGCAGATTGCATTTGAAATGGCCGTGATAGACCGCGTCGAAGCGGATCAGCGTGGTGAACAGCCGCCAGTCGGCCTCCGTGATGCGGCTTCCCGCCAGGTATCGCTGCCGCGAAAGGCGGGCCTCCAGCTCGTCCAGAGTCGCGAACAGTATGTGGAACGGCTTCTCATAGGCGTCCTGCGTGGTGGCGAAGCCGCATTTGTAGACGCCGTTGTTCACCGCCTCGTAGACCGTGCCGTTGATCGCGTCGATCTCGGCGCGAAGCTCGGGCGGGCAGAAGTCGAGCGTGTCGTCTCCGAAGGCGTCGAAGGAGGAATTCAGCATCCGGATGATCTCGGCCGACTCGTTGGAGACGATCGTGCCCTCCTGCTTGTCCCACAGGACGGGCACCGTCACGCGCCCGGAATAATGCGGGTCGGCCTTGAGGTAGATCTCGTAGAGCCGCGAGGCGCCGTTCACACTGTCGGGCACCGTGCCCGGCCGGTCGGAAAACTCCCAGCCGTTCTTGCCCATGAACCAGTCCACCACCGAGACCGAGATGACATCCTCCAGCTTCTTCAGCTTGCGGAAGATCAGTGTGCGATGCGCCCAGGGGCAGGCGAGCGAGACATAGAGGTGGTAGCGGCCTGCCTGCGCGGGAACGGCGTCCTGCCCGTCCGGGCCGGGCCGCCCGTCCGCCGTCACCCAGCGGCGGAAGCTC containing:
- a CDS encoding metallophosphoesterase family protein, which translates into the protein MFRLAHLSDIHLGPLPAVSYRELVSKRITGYINWQRNRKRAMFGDTLIQLVADLKERAPDHVAVTGDLVNLATRKEVEGAKEWLEDLGDPKWVSVVPGNHDAYVPGALNRAYREWHPYLIGDRYRNGMRKFPYLRIRDNVAIIGISSAEATAPFFATGSFKRGQALAGARLLRQTRDKGLFRVVLIHHPPISGAAAWSKRLIGKQLFSKMIRDLGAELVLHGHTHLDTLYWLTGPDGAKVPVVGVPSASQNAGDHKPASRYNLFEIEGGPGDWTLTQRERGLRADGSGIDWIRERTLLSDGRAVDARPRVDLPPAKLAS
- a CDS encoding glutathione S-transferase family protein — encoded protein: MGLLIDGEWHDQWYDTAKSGGSFQRTTTSFRRWVTADGRPGPDGQDAVPAQAGRYHLYVSLACPWAHRTLIFRKLKKLEDVISVSVVDWFMGKNGWEFSDRPGTVPDSVNGASRLYEIYLKADPHYSGRVTVPVLWDKQEGTIVSNESAEIIRMLNSSFDAFGDDTLDFCPPELRAEIDAINGTVYEAVNNGVYKCGFATTQDAYEKPFHILFATLDELEARLSRQRYLAGSRITEADWRLFTTLIRFDAVYHGHFKCNLRRIADYPNLFSAMLELYQWPGVRETVNFHHIKHHYYESHDTINPTRIVPLGPRQDLDRPHGRERLKAA